In Daucus carota subsp. sativus chromosome 4, DH1 v3.0, whole genome shotgun sequence, one DNA window encodes the following:
- the LOC108216326 gene encoding bifunctional protein FolD 4, chloroplastic: protein MMILLRLLPLNKLPNGVVSFQRSIFRNLNPNVASTIISRYSTASTGTKVSAKIMDGKSVAQDIQDKMTVEVSRMKNKFGVVPGLAVILVGDRKDSATYVNKKKEACESVGINSYEVCLPQDCSEEELLEHISSFNDDHAVHGILVQLPLPSHINQRYILNAVCIQKDVDGFHPLNIGRLAMSGREPLFVPCTPKGCIELLHRYNVDIKGKHAVVIGRSNIVGMPAALLLQREDASVSVVHSRTKNPEEITKQADIIISAVGKPNIVRGSWIKPGAVLIDVGINPVEDSTDPRGYRIVGDICYEEACKIASAITPVPGGVGPVTIAMLLLNTVTSAKRIHNCN, encoded by the exons ATGATGATTCTCTTGCGGCTTCTCCCTCTCAACAAACTCCCCAACGGCGTCGTTTCGTTCCAGCGCTCAATTTTTCGAAATCTAAACCCTAATGTCGCTTCAACAATCATCTCTCGTTATTCTACAG CTTCTACTGGTACTAAGGTTTCAGCTAAGATTATGGACGGGAAATCAGTTGCACAAGATATTCAAGATAAGATGACTGTTGAAGTATCCAGAATGAAGAATAAATTTGGTGTCGTTCCAGGGTTAGCTGTTATACTTGTTGGTGATAGGAAAGATTCTGCAACATATgtaaacaaaaagaaagaagcCTGTGAATCTGTAGGAATCAATTCGTATGAGGTGTGTTTGCCGCAGGACTGCAGCGAAGAAGAATTACTTGAACATATTTCAAGCTTTAATGATGATCACGCCGTTCATGGAATTCTTGTTCAGCTCCCACTGCCGTCT CATATAAATCAGCGGTACATCCTAAATGCTGTTTGCATCCAGAAGGATGTTGATGGATTCCACCCTCTGAACATTGGTCGTCTTGCAATGAGTGGAAGAGAACCATTATTTGTTCCATGCACCCCGAAAGGATGTATAGAGTTGTTGCATAGATACAATGTTGATATTAAAGGAAAGCATGCTGTTGTTATCGGTAGGAGCAACATCGTTGGAATGCCTGCTGCTCTATTGCTTCAA AGAGAAGATGCTTCCGTTAGTGTAGTCCACTCCAGAACTAAGAATCCCGAGGAGATCACGAAACAAGCTGATATTATAATCTCGGCTGTGGGGAAACCAAACATAGTCAGAGGTAGCTGGATAAAGCCTGGAGCAGTTCTAATTGATGTTGGAATAAATCCGGTTGAG GATTCTACAGACCCTCGAGGCTACAGAATAGTGGGAGACATCTGTTACGAGGAGGCTTGCAAGATAGCTTCGGCTATTACACCAGTCCCCGGAGGAGTAGGGCCAGTTACAATTGCAATGCTTCTTCTAAATACTGTCACCTCTGCGAAGAGAATCCATAACTGCAACTGA